Proteins from a genomic interval of Scomber japonicus isolate fScoJap1 chromosome 10, fScoJap1.pri, whole genome shotgun sequence:
- the LOC128366399 gene encoding ictacalcin-like has protein sequence MSRLMQAMALLKATFEEYAGKEGSKETLSKAELVDLLRNELPGLGGASKAEETKFFSMLDNDKDGVVDFKEYVTFVTALTVICSK, from the exons ATGTCACGGCTCATGCAGGCAATGGCGCTCCTCAAGGCTACCTTTGAGGAGTACgcaggaaaagaaggaagcaaagaaactTTGAGCAAGGCTGAACTCGTTGACTTGCTCCGGAATGAGCTTCCTGGTCTAGGA GGCGCCTCCAAAGCTGAAGAGACCAAGTTCTTCAGCATGTTGGATAACGACAAGGACGGTGTCGTTGATTTCAAGGAGTATGTCACTTTTGTAACAGCCCTTACTGTGATTTGTTCTAAATAA
- the LOC128366295 gene encoding protein S100-A6-like: MARLEQVITSIVDMFVEYADDDGKAHKLNKDEFKMLLEKEIQNPEIKAKVSAADFDKMMGRTDKNRDGEVNFKEFCKVVAFMTMCYYRKKTGKADGEEED; encoded by the exons ATGGCTCGTCTGGAACAGGTCATAACATCCATTGTGGATATGTTTGTGGAGTATGCTGATGACGATGGCAAGGCCCACAAGTTAAACAAGGATGAGTTCAAGATGCTGCTGGAGAAAGAAATTCAAAACCCTGAGATCAAA GCTAAAGTCAGTGCAGCTGATTTTGACAAGATGATGGGGAGGACAGATAAGAACCGTGATGGTGAGGTGAACTTCAAAGAGTTCTGCAAGGTGGTAGCTTTCATGACCATGTGCTACTACCGCAAGAAGACAGGCAAGGCAGACGGTGAAGAAGaagattaa
- the LOC128366598 gene encoding protein S100-A6-like, with product MARLEQVIINIVDIFMEYADDEGKKRQLNKEELKKLFEKEIQSDEFKGKINTGDVEEAMKMLDQNHDGEVNFREFCRCVSALARSYYQSKKGGKKDKGAEPQ from the exons ATGGCTCGTCTGGAACAGGTCATCATAAACATTGTGGATATATTTATGGAGTATGCTGATGATGAAGGCAAGAAACGCCAGTTAAACAAGGAGGAATTGAAGAAGTTGTTCGAGAAGGAAATACAAAGCGATGAGTTTAAA GGGAAAATCAATACAGGTGATGTTGAGGAAGCCATGAAGATGTTGGATCAGAACCACGATGGCGAAGTCAACTTCCGAGAGttctgcaggtgtgtgtctgcCCTGGCCAGAAGTTACTACCAAAGCAAGAAAGGTGGCAAGAAAGACAAGGGAGCTGAACCACAGTAA